A window from Vibrio cortegadensis encodes these proteins:
- the pspB gene encoding envelope stress response membrane protein PspB has protein sequence MSSFFIAGPLIVFLIFVAPLWLFLHYRGKRKSENGLSSEDYQRLQTLSEKAESMQSRVETLERILDAESPNWRRNYD, from the coding sequence ATGTCATCATTTTTTATAGCAGGCCCATTAATTGTTTTTCTGATTTTTGTTGCTCCGCTATGGCTGTTTTTACATTACAGAGGTAAGCGAAAATCGGAAAATGGCTTATCGAGCGAAGATTACCAAAGGTTACAAACCTTGTCTGAAAAAGCGGAGTCGATGCAATCTAGAGTCGAAACGCTAGAGCGTATCCTTGATGCGGAGTCACCTAATTGGAGACGAAATTATGACTAA
- a CDS encoding cystathionine beta-lyase, producing MAEKKKTQLITAGRDKKWTNGVVNPPIQRASTIVFDTVAEKNHATINRANKTLFYGRRGTNTHFAFQDAMVDVEGGAGCALFPCGTAAISNAILSFVETGDHILMVDTCYEPTRDFCNTIMKKMGVETTYYDPQIGEDIRTLIKPNTKVLFTESPGSITMEVQDVPTLARIAHEHDIVVMLDNTWAAGVNFSPFDHGVDISIQAATKYIVGHSDVMLGTAVANEKCWDQLREQSYLMGQCVSPDDAYLGLRGIRTLDVRMRQHAKNSLKVAQWLATRPEVDHVRHPALETCPGHEFYERDFTGGNGLFSFVLKTSYPRATTALLDGMTHFSMGYSWGGFESLILANEPKSFDSLRTIANPNFSGTLIRLHIGLEDVEDLIADLESGLERYNALIS from the coding sequence ATGGCAGAAAAGAAAAAAACTCAATTGATTACCGCTGGCCGCGACAAAAAGTGGACCAATGGCGTGGTAAATCCTCCTATTCAGCGCGCATCTACGATTGTGTTTGATACCGTAGCCGAGAAAAACCACGCAACGATCAATCGAGCGAATAAGACTCTGTTTTATGGTCGCCGTGGCACCAATACTCACTTTGCTTTTCAAGATGCCATGGTTGATGTTGAAGGCGGAGCCGGCTGCGCCCTATTCCCTTGCGGCACCGCTGCTATTTCAAATGCCATTTTATCTTTTGTTGAAACCGGTGATCATATTTTGATGGTAGACACCTGTTACGAACCGACTCGAGATTTCTGTAATACAATAATGAAAAAAATGGGGGTCGAAACCACGTATTACGATCCTCAAATAGGCGAAGATATAAGAACATTGATCAAGCCGAATACCAAAGTTCTGTTCACCGAATCTCCAGGCTCCATCACCATGGAAGTTCAAGATGTTCCGACCCTCGCTCGAATTGCTCATGAGCACGATATTGTCGTTATGCTGGACAATACCTGGGCCGCTGGTGTCAATTTCTCACCATTTGATCATGGTGTCGATATCTCAATTCAGGCTGCCACGAAGTACATTGTTGGTCACTCCGATGTCATGCTTGGTACTGCTGTCGCTAATGAGAAATGTTGGGACCAACTTCGAGAGCAGAGTTACCTCATGGGACAATGCGTATCCCCTGATGATGCATACCTCGGACTAAGAGGTATCCGAACTCTTGATGTGCGGATGCGCCAACATGCTAAAAATAGCCTTAAGGTCGCTCAATGGCTTGCAACACGCCCTGAAGTCGATCATGTCCGTCATCCCGCTCTGGAAACATGCCCAGGGCACGAATTCTATGAGCGCGATTTTACTGGTGGTAACGGACTGTTTTCTTTTGTATTGAAAACATCTTACCCACGAGCAACCACCGCGTTACTCGATGGCATGACTCATTTCAGTATGGGTTATTCATGGGGAGGATTCGAAAGTCTGATTTTGGCGAATGAACCTAAAAGTTTCGATAGCTTAAGAACCATTGCGAACCCAAATTTTTCAGGCACACTCATTCGTTTGCACATAGGTTTAGAAGATGTTGAAGACCTCATTGCCGATCTAGAATCAGGACTTGAACGCTACAACGCACTTATATCTTAA
- a CDS encoding efflux RND transporter periplasmic adaptor subunit: MHKAILLLFGALLGLSGCGRDLPPVPEPDSRPAKLFRVSVGNTQFERSFPATSDAGDKAVLAFRVPGQLQTIDVLAGQPVEKGALLATLNPDEYTLLEQQAKANFKLADVQYQRMKKLRVDKVVSEQDFDQSKANHNSAKALLEQAQANLRYTRLIAPYKGTISIIPAKTNEFIDAKQGVMNIQTNEVLKVVFQISDKLLNRFANGNQVSVTMVFDAFPERSFPLTFQEVDTEADSTTGSYKVTMVMDRPKDIGILPGMSGSVTAIAARGNATRIPQDAIFEEQGETCVWRVSDEGIVEKVQVTLNEKRQVLSGLTDGDQIVTSGVSQIEAGIKVREWIKERGL; the protein is encoded by the coding sequence ATGCACAAAGCGATATTGCTCCTGTTTGGAGCTTTGTTGGGGCTATCGGGCTGTGGAAGAGATCTTCCTCCTGTTCCAGAACCTGACTCTCGACCTGCTAAGTTGTTTCGTGTCTCGGTTGGAAATACACAATTTGAACGAAGCTTTCCTGCCACCAGTGACGCTGGTGATAAAGCGGTATTAGCATTTCGTGTTCCGGGCCAGCTCCAAACCATTGATGTTCTTGCTGGGCAACCCGTTGAAAAAGGCGCACTTCTTGCGACGCTTAATCCTGATGAATACACCCTTTTAGAGCAGCAAGCTAAAGCCAACTTTAAACTTGCGGATGTCCAATATCAGCGTATGAAAAAGTTGCGTGTTGATAAGGTGGTGTCTGAACAAGATTTTGACCAATCAAAAGCCAACCATAACTCTGCCAAAGCCCTTTTAGAGCAAGCTCAAGCCAATTTACGCTACACGCGACTTATCGCGCCCTATAAAGGCACAATTTCTATCATACCTGCGAAAACGAATGAGTTCATCGATGCAAAACAGGGCGTGATGAATATTCAAACCAATGAAGTGCTTAAAGTCGTTTTTCAGATTTCTGATAAATTATTAAATCGCTTTGCTAACGGCAACCAAGTAAGTGTCACTATGGTTTTTGATGCTTTCCCAGAACGGTCTTTCCCATTAACGTTTCAAGAGGTTGATACAGAAGCTGATTCAACAACAGGCTCTTATAAAGTGACTATGGTTATGGACCGCCCTAAAGATATTGGGATCTTGCCGGGGATGTCTGGCTCCGTTACGGCTATTGCTGCGAGAGGTAATGCGACAAGAATTCCACAAGATGCCATTTTTGAAGAACAAGGAGAAACGTGTGTTTGGCGTGTTTCCGATGAGGGGATTGTTGAAAAAGTACAAGTAACGTTGAATGAAAAGAGGCAAGTACTTTCTGGTTTAACTGACGGTGATCAGATAGTGACGTCTGGAGTGAGTCAGATTGAAGCGGGCATTAAAGTTCGAGAATGGATCAAGGAGCGAGGTCTATAA
- the pspA gene encoding phage shock protein PspA, with translation MGIFSRFADIVNSNIGALLDKAEDPEKMIRLIIQEMEDTLVEVRTNSAKAIADKKELARRVEAMADQINDWQQKATLALTKQCEDLARAALIEKQKLEDIIKGLHTEQTLVEETITKLTDEIGKLETKITETRAKQQALAIRNQAASNRRDVQKHLHSSRSHEAMAKFEQYSRKVDELEAEADVYAKSGTAKSLDQEFAELQANDEIEKELAKLKQQVEQQNK, from the coding sequence ATGGGTATTTTTTCTCGTTTTGCAGATATCGTAAATTCAAACATTGGCGCATTGCTGGATAAGGCTGAAGATCCTGAAAAAATGATTCGCCTTATTATCCAAGAGATGGAAGACACTTTAGTAGAAGTGAGAACTAACTCAGCAAAAGCCATTGCTGATAAAAAAGAGTTAGCGCGTCGAGTGGAAGCAATGGCCGATCAAATTAATGATTGGCAACAAAAAGCCACATTAGCATTGACGAAACAGTGTGAAGATCTTGCTCGTGCGGCGCTGATTGAAAAGCAGAAACTCGAAGATATTATTAAGGGTTTACACACTGAGCAGACACTCGTCGAAGAGACCATCACCAAACTTACCGATGAAATTGGTAAGCTTGAGACTAAAATTACCGAAACACGAGCGAAGCAACAAGCGTTAGCTATTCGTAATCAAGCGGCGTCAAATCGTCGTGATGTACAAAAACATCTGCATTCAAGCCGAAGTCATGAAGCGATGGCAAAGTTTGAGCAATACTCGCGTAAAGTGGATGAGTTAGAGGCGGAGGCTGATGTGTATGCAAAATCGGGTACTGCGAAGTCACTTGACCAAGAGTTTGCTGAGTTGCAAGCTAATGATGAAATAGAGAAAGAATTAGCGAAACTGAAGCAACAAGTTGAGCAACAAAACAAATAA
- a CDS encoding efflux RND transporter periplasmic adaptor subunit, translating into MKILIKTFALCTLPLLYGCGEPTTVDVVSTPLVKVVDAGSHEMQDNLYFPAVANAAERAHLSFRVSGEINKLNVREGDRVKKGDILAEIDPTDYQLDVDNASAKYSVANSQFERSKPLVKKGLLAKSQFDELAAQRQIALSEYELAKLRLSFTKLRAPIDGMISRVNVDQFENIQVGQQVVNIHSVKDVEVMILLPDQIYVKQPDPEKLAKVRATVRVPSGNEYLASIKEFTTEPDPKTASYTVTLTLPMPQEEFILDGMAVEVTTKGESIEIDLNAGVNIPIEAIFNAGGLQRENMYVWVLNEDSTVRKQKVVTGKAIQDHIQVTDGLMGSDQIVVAGISRLRDGMAVKVIQQEVNQ; encoded by the coding sequence ATGAAAATTTTGATCAAGACATTCGCGTTATGCACGCTGCCACTACTTTATGGTTGTGGAGAACCCACAACGGTTGACGTCGTTAGTACGCCACTTGTGAAGGTGGTCGATGCGGGTAGCCATGAAATGCAAGATAACCTGTACTTCCCTGCTGTCGCAAATGCTGCCGAACGAGCGCATTTAAGTTTTCGAGTTTCAGGAGAAATAAATAAGCTTAATGTTCGTGAAGGAGACCGAGTAAAAAAAGGCGATATTTTAGCTGAAATTGATCCGACGGATTATCAGTTAGATGTCGATAATGCGAGTGCAAAATACTCGGTAGCAAACAGTCAGTTTGAACGTTCAAAACCTTTGGTCAAAAAAGGGCTTTTAGCTAAGTCACAATTTGATGAGCTTGCGGCGCAAAGACAAATCGCATTATCTGAATATGAGTTAGCAAAGCTCCGATTGTCATTTACAAAATTACGCGCTCCTATTGATGGCATGATTTCGCGAGTGAACGTGGATCAATTTGAAAATATTCAAGTAGGTCAACAGGTGGTTAATATTCATAGCGTTAAGGATGTGGAGGTGATGATACTACTTCCAGACCAAATCTATGTGAAGCAACCTGATCCTGAGAAATTGGCCAAAGTGAGAGCCACGGTACGAGTTCCAAGTGGTAATGAATATTTGGCTTCAATCAAAGAGTTCACCACGGAACCTGATCCAAAAACGGCGTCATATACCGTTACTTTGACACTCCCAATGCCTCAAGAAGAGTTCATTTTAGATGGCATGGCAGTAGAAGTGACAACAAAAGGGGAGTCGATTGAAATCGACCTGAATGCAGGGGTGAATATTCCGATAGAAGCCATATTCAATGCTGGGGGATTACAGCGTGAAAATATGTATGTTTGGGTTTTAAATGAAGACTCTACGGTCAGAAAACAGAAGGTGGTGACAGGTAAGGCAATCCAAGATCATATTCAAGTCACGGATGGATTAATGGGCTCAGATCAGATAGTGGTGGCTGGTATCAGCCGATTGCGAGATGGAATGGCGGTTAAAGTGATACAGCAAGAGGTGAATCAATGA
- a CDS encoding efflux RND transporter permease subunit, protein MPKPQSSSPQDDSDVTGVAAYFIRNKVISWMLSLIFLIGGVAAFFELGRLEDPAFTIKDAMVVTSYPGATPQQVEEEVTYPLEKAIQQLSYVDEVNSLSSRGLSQITVSMKNSYGPDDLPQIWDELRRKVNDLKSQLPPGVNDPSVIDDFGDVYGILLAVSGEGYSYKELLDYIDYLRRELELVDGVSKVSVSGQQQEQVFIEISMKKISSLGLSPNTVFNLLSTQNVVSDAGAIRIGDEYIRIHPTGEFDDVDQLGDLILTDGGSDGLIYLRDVAEVKRGYVEVPSNIINFNGKLALNVGVSFTAGVNVVEIGKAFDRRLAELKFQQPVGIEIGEIYSQPKEVDKSVSGFVVSLGQAVAIVIIVLLFFMGLRSGLLIGLILLLTVLGTFVFMQYFKIDLQRISLGALVIALGMLVDNAIVVVEGILIGTQKGRTRLQAATDIVTQTKWPLLGATVIAVTAFAPIGLSQDSTGEYCGTLFTVLLISLMLSWFTAISLTPFFADIFFKGQKTPEQGEDSDPYNGMVFVVYKNFLEFCMHKAWLTVAVLIIGLAASLYGFTQVKQSFFPSSTTPMFMVDIWMPEGTDIRATNTKLKVLEAWLAEQDEVSHVTTTAGKGLQRFMLTYASEKSYAAYGEIVTRVKSYEVLTPLMARFREHIQSQFPEINFKLKQVELGPGGGAKIEARLVGSDPTILRKLAEQIMDVMYADSGAHNIRHDWRERTKVIEPQFNESQARRYGISKSDVDEFLMMSFSGKSVGVYRDGTTLMPIIARLPEDERVDIRNIEGMKIWSPVLSEFIPLQQITQGYEMRWEDPLIVRKNRKRMLTVMADPDILGEETASTLQNRLQPQIEAIEMPAGYSLEWGGEYESSSDAQASLFQTMPMGYLFMFLITVFLFNSVKEPLIVWLTVPLAVIGVSTGLLLLDTPFGFMALLGFLSLSGMLLKNGIVLLDQIEIEMHSGKDPYLAVVDAALSRVRPVCMAAITTILGMIPLLPDTFFKPMAVTIMFGLGFATVLTLIAVPVFYRLFHRIKITG, encoded by the coding sequence ATGCCTAAGCCTCAATCATCTTCACCACAAGATGATTCTGATGTCACTGGCGTTGCGGCTTATTTTATTCGTAATAAAGTGATTAGCTGGATGCTCTCTTTGATTTTCCTCATTGGTGGTGTCGCCGCATTTTTTGAACTTGGACGTTTAGAAGATCCCGCCTTTACCATTAAAGATGCAATGGTCGTGACATCCTACCCTGGCGCAACACCTCAGCAAGTGGAAGAAGAGGTGACTTATCCGCTTGAAAAAGCCATCCAGCAGTTGTCGTATGTAGATGAAGTCAATTCGCTCTCCAGTCGCGGCTTATCACAGATAACGGTAAGCATGAAAAATAGCTATGGTCCGGATGATCTTCCGCAAATATGGGATGAATTACGTCGTAAAGTGAATGATCTCAAATCACAACTTCCGCCGGGCGTGAATGACCCAAGTGTGATTGATGATTTTGGTGATGTGTATGGGATTTTATTGGCGGTAAGTGGTGAAGGCTACAGTTACAAAGAGTTGCTTGATTACATCGATTATTTGCGACGTGAGTTAGAGCTAGTTGATGGTGTGAGTAAAGTTTCGGTGTCAGGTCAACAGCAAGAACAAGTCTTTATCGAAATCTCAATGAAGAAAATTAGCTCACTTGGGTTATCACCCAACACTGTTTTTAATCTGCTTTCGACACAAAATGTCGTGTCCGATGCTGGTGCTATCCGCATCGGTGATGAGTACATTCGCATCCATCCCACGGGTGAGTTTGACGATGTAGACCAGTTAGGCGACTTAATTTTAACGGATGGCGGCAGCGATGGACTGATCTACTTACGCGATGTTGCCGAAGTGAAGCGTGGTTATGTGGAAGTGCCAAGCAATATCATTAATTTCAACGGAAAGTTGGCACTGAATGTTGGTGTTTCGTTTACCGCTGGAGTGAACGTAGTTGAAATTGGCAAAGCTTTCGACCGTCGTCTTGCGGAACTGAAATTCCAACAGCCAGTAGGGATTGAGATTGGCGAAATTTACAGCCAACCAAAAGAGGTCGACAAATCCGTCAGTGGGTTTGTGGTCAGTCTTGGGCAAGCTGTTGCAATCGTTATTATTGTTCTGCTCTTCTTTATGGGGCTTCGTTCTGGCTTATTAATCGGTTTGATACTGTTGCTTACGGTTCTGGGCACGTTTGTCTTCATGCAGTACTTCAAAATCGATCTGCAAAGGATCTCGTTGGGTGCGTTAGTGATCGCCCTTGGGATGCTGGTGGACAATGCCATTGTGGTGGTAGAAGGGATACTCATAGGTACCCAGAAGGGACGAACTCGGTTACAAGCTGCAACCGATATCGTGACTCAAACCAAGTGGCCATTATTGGGGGCGACAGTGATCGCCGTGACCGCGTTTGCTCCGATTGGTTTGTCACAGGATTCTACGGGTGAATACTGTGGAACACTGTTTACCGTTTTGCTTATCTCATTGATGTTAAGTTGGTTCACTGCCATATCATTAACGCCATTCTTTGCCGATATCTTTTTTAAAGGTCAGAAAACACCAGAACAAGGAGAGGATTCTGACCCATATAACGGCATGGTGTTTGTTGTTTATAAGAACTTTCTCGAATTTTGTATGCATAAAGCGTGGCTCACGGTTGCAGTATTAATCATTGGCTTAGCAGCGAGTTTGTATGGCTTTACACAGGTTAAACAATCCTTTTTTCCTTCATCAACTACCCCGATGTTTATGGTTGATATTTGGATGCCTGAAGGGACTGATATTCGAGCGACGAATACAAAATTGAAGGTATTGGAAGCTTGGTTAGCAGAGCAAGACGAAGTATCTCATGTCACCACAACGGCGGGTAAAGGTCTGCAACGTTTTATGCTGACTTATGCTTCAGAAAAAAGTTATGCCGCATACGGTGAAATTGTGACTAGAGTGAAGAGCTATGAGGTGTTGACCCCCTTAATGGCTCGGTTCAGAGAGCATATACAATCTCAGTTCCCTGAAATTAACTTTAAGCTGAAGCAGGTGGAGCTAGGGCCTGGTGGTGGCGCGAAGATTGAAGCGCGTTTAGTGGGTTCTGATCCAACAATATTACGTAAATTGGCAGAACAGATAATGGACGTTATGTATGCCGATAGTGGTGCGCATAATATTCGTCATGACTGGCGTGAACGAACAAAAGTCATTGAGCCACAATTTAATGAGAGCCAAGCTCGTCGTTATGGGATCAGTAAATCTGACGTTGATGAATTCTTAATGATGTCGTTTTCGGGCAAATCAGTGGGTGTGTACCGTGATGGCACAACGTTGATGCCGATTATCGCGCGTTTACCTGAAGATGAACGAGTGGATATCAGGAATATTGAGGGGATGAAAATTTGGAGCCCAGTATTAAGCGAATTCATACCGCTGCAACAGATCACTCAAGGTTATGAGATGCGCTGGGAAGATCCGCTGATTGTGCGTAAGAATCGTAAGCGTATGCTAACGGTGATGGCAGATCCCGATATTTTAGGAGAAGAAACGGCTTCAACGTTACAGAATCGGCTGCAACCACAAATCGAAGCCATTGAGATGCCCGCGGGCTATTCATTGGAGTGGGGAGGAGAGTATGAGTCCTCTAGTGACGCACAAGCTTCGCTATTTCAAACCATGCCAATGGGCTACCTATTCATGTTCTTGATTACGGTATTCTTATTCAATTCTGTAAAAGAGCCACTGATCGTATGGTTGACCGTTCCTCTGGCAGTGATTGGGGTAAGTACGGGACTACTATTACTCGATACACCATTTGGCTTTATGGCGCTGCTTGGGTTCTTAAGCTTATCCGGAATGTTGCTGAAAAACGGTATTGTTTTACTCGATCAAATTGAGATTGAAATGCATTCAGGGAAAGATCCTTATCTCGCGGTAGTTGATGCCGCTTTAAGCCGTGTTCGCCCTGTTTGTATGGCCGCGATAACCACTATTTTAGGGATGATTCCGCTGCTGCCGGATACATTCTTTAAGCCAATGGCGGTGACGATCATGTTCGGTTTGGGATTTGCAACGGTATTAACGTTGATTGCGGTACCTGTTTTCTATCGATTATTTCATCGAATTAAGATCACTGGCTAA
- a CDS encoding DNA-3-methyladenine glycosylase I → MSDIEDHTCPWAMTHELEREYHDAEWGVPVYDDIKLFEFITLEGAQAGLSWITILKKREGYRAAFEAYDIETLAQYDEDHVPYIIENFDVVRHKGKIASVYSNARAALALQQEYGSLEKALWQFVDGKPIVNQWRSQDEVPAFTEQSKAMSKFLKKKGFKFVGETICYAFMQATGMVNDHLVTCPKYHLDAR, encoded by the coding sequence ATGAGTGATATAGAAGATCATACTTGCCCTTGGGCGATGACTCATGAATTAGAACGTGAGTATCATGATGCTGAATGGGGTGTCCCTGTTTATGATGACATCAAGTTATTTGAATTTATTACCTTAGAAGGGGCGCAAGCAGGGTTGAGTTGGATTACGATTCTGAAAAAGCGTGAAGGGTATCGTGCTGCCTTTGAAGCTTATGACATTGAGACATTGGCTCAATACGATGAAGATCATGTGCCCTACATTATTGAAAATTTTGATGTGGTTCGCCATAAAGGAAAAATTGCATCCGTTTATAGTAATGCGAGAGCGGCGTTGGCTTTGCAGCAAGAGTATGGATCTCTTGAGAAAGCGTTATGGCAATTTGTCGATGGAAAGCCAATCGTCAATCAGTGGCGTTCTCAAGATGAGGTTCCAGCGTTCACAGAACAATCAAAAGCGATGAGTAAGTTTCTTAAAAAGAAAGGGTTTAAATTTGTCGGTGAGACCATTTGTTATGCATTTATGCAGGCGACTGGAATGGTCAATGATCATTTAGTGACATGTCCCAAGTATCATTTGGATGCTCGCTAG
- the pspC gene encoding envelope stress response membrane protein PspC produces MTKRELYRDTENGKISGVCAGLANYFGSEVWLIRILVISAALLGGSFLVLLAYIAMTLMLEKQPVQYVESLKSQQEHTLKSKPWQQGKTADALLKTLEQEFNQIETKVRDMEAYVTSDTFKVNREFNKL; encoded by the coding sequence ATGACTAAGCGAGAGCTCTACCGAGATACTGAAAATGGGAAAATATCGGGTGTATGTGCGGGTTTGGCGAACTATTTCGGTTCAGAAGTATGGTTGATACGAATCTTAGTCATTTCAGCCGCTCTGCTTGGTGGTAGTTTCTTAGTGTTATTAGCTTATATCGCCATGACGTTGATGCTGGAAAAACAACCAGTGCAATATGTCGAAAGCTTAAAATCTCAGCAAGAACATACCTTGAAAAGCAAACCTTGGCAGCAAGGAAAAACGGCGGATGCTCTGCTGAAAACGTTGGAGCAAGAATTTAATCAAATCGAAACTAAAGTGCGAGACATGGAAGCATATGTGACTTCTGACACTTTTAAAGTTAACCGCGAATTTAATAAGTTGTAG
- the cls gene encoding cardiolipin synthase, whose amino-acid sequence MEQLYHYLTIIGVVLYWVLVAGVTLRVVLKRRAVSVSLSWLMIIYIIPIVGVFCYFLFGELNLGRTRAERAHKMFTPFGNWFNQLNDCQAHLPEHMSVHITKIDELCNNRMGIPALSGNSLSLQDSPDKILRSIIQDIENAQSSIRMVFYIWHPGGLADSVASALIQASKRGVNVKLLLDSAGSPRFFRSHWFGMMKSSGIEVKQALAVSPMRIFLRRLDLRQHRKIIVIDDSIAYTGSMNLVDPEHFKQDSGVGQWIDIMVRVTGPTVNVLSAIHCWDWEVETGERVFPQLPECTINTNESLHPIQVVPSGPGMPENLILQVLSIAMHQANESIRITTPYFVPSADLLETLKMTAQRGVNVELIIPHKNDSLMVKWASRAFYSELLEAGVKIYEFYGGLLHTKSVVIDEKFCLVGTVNVDMRSLWLNFEVTLAVDDEAFTKELYWLQQTYIDSSHSILLPEWNKRSVYNRFFERAFYLFNPLL is encoded by the coding sequence ATGGAACAGCTTTATCATTATCTTACGATCATTGGCGTTGTCCTTTACTGGGTGCTTGTCGCAGGTGTGACCTTGCGTGTGGTTCTAAAACGGAGAGCAGTGAGTGTTTCGTTATCTTGGTTGATGATTATTTACATCATTCCTATTGTTGGTGTGTTCTGTTATTTCCTTTTTGGGGAGCTTAATTTAGGCAGAACACGGGCAGAGCGAGCTCATAAAATGTTCACCCCTTTTGGTAATTGGTTTAATCAGTTAAACGACTGCCAAGCTCACCTTCCTGAGCACATGAGCGTTCATATCACCAAAATTGATGAGCTATGTAATAACCGAATGGGGATCCCTGCTTTGAGTGGTAACTCACTTTCATTGCAAGACTCCCCCGACAAAATATTACGCTCGATAATTCAAGATATTGAAAACGCTCAATCAAGTATTCGGATGGTTTTCTACATTTGGCATCCCGGAGGGTTAGCAGATTCTGTCGCCTCTGCATTGATACAGGCATCTAAGCGAGGGGTGAATGTAAAGCTGTTACTGGATTCAGCCGGAAGCCCGCGATTTTTCCGAAGTCATTGGTTCGGCATGATGAAATCTTCTGGTATTGAAGTAAAGCAAGCACTTGCAGTAAGCCCTATGCGTATATTTTTGCGTCGCTTAGATTTACGTCAACACAGAAAAATTATTGTTATCGATGATAGCATTGCCTACACAGGCTCAATGAATCTGGTTGACCCTGAACATTTCAAACAAGATTCAGGCGTCGGTCAGTGGATTGACATTATGGTGAGGGTCACAGGCCCAACGGTCAATGTTCTTTCCGCGATTCATTGCTGGGATTGGGAAGTGGAGACTGGTGAACGAGTCTTTCCTCAATTACCTGAGTGTACAATTAATACCAATGAGAGCCTTCACCCTATCCAAGTCGTGCCTTCCGGGCCGGGGATGCCTGAAAACCTCATTTTACAAGTCCTCAGTATCGCCATGCATCAAGCCAATGAATCTATTCGAATCACTACACCCTATTTTGTTCCCAGTGCTGATCTATTAGAAACGCTAAAAATGACGGCTCAGCGGGGCGTGAACGTTGAGTTAATCATTCCGCACAAAAACGATTCACTGATGGTCAAGTGGGCATCTCGTGCTTTTTATAGCGAACTATTAGAAGCCGGAGTGAAGATATATGAATTTTATGGCGGTCTATTGCACACCAAATCTGTGGTGATTGATGAGAAGTTTTGCTTAGTCGGAACAGTAAACGTTGATATGCGCAGCTTGTGGCTCAATTTTGAAGTCACTCTCGCTGTGGATGATGAGGCGTTTACTAAAGAACTGTATTGGTTACAGCAGACTTATATTGATAGTTCGCACAGCATATTATTACCGGAATGGAACAAACGATCTGTTTACAACCGCTTTTTTGAACGTGCATTTTATTTATTCAACCCATTGCTCTAA